The following are encoded together in the Triticum dicoccoides isolate Atlit2015 ecotype Zavitan chromosome 6B, WEW_v2.0, whole genome shotgun sequence genome:
- the LOC119320585 gene encoding wall-associated receptor kinase-like 6: MERVIPLKMWNEVPLLARAAVATDGSSSSIRWRARKPSAQAGSRSSLPSLAGCLKSCGNLSFVYPFGIGAGCFRPPQQDFELICNNTHGDSQPPRLFLHDGITEVVDDIRPGYDEGGGIEVSFSHSVSVRPEVDAYNMSWNTGRSPGVYDAYLIFTGCDSDMYVLEHDTNKTVGQCTTTCPDEDITDTMASQVCNGTGCCTADVTSNFGAGLDIKFVRHKIGKPKFKAQRNRSSKWDTIAVTSDDAYIRWGIAVDEPGPLQNSTDYACLSNHSNSEQMPFSLTTYYCFCDSGYRGNPYITDGCSSDKDRRAIMLGPDKVFPFVTSDVNKVFGLPFKGMNVRNSTIE, encoded by the exons ATGGAACGTGTAATTCCGTTAAAAATGTGGA ATGAGGTTCCCCTACTTGCTCGCGCTGCTGTTGCTACAGACGGCAGCAGCTCGAGCATCCGCTGGCGTGCAAGGAAGCCAAGCGCCCAAGCCGGGAGCAGGAGTAGTCTTCCCTCCCTGGCCGGCTGCCTGAAGAGCTGTGGCAACCTGAGTTTCGTGTACCCATTCGGCATAGGAGCGGGCTGCTTCCGGCCGCCGCAGCAAGACTTTGAGCTCATCTGCAACAACACCCATGGTGACTCGCAGCCCCCCAGACTCTTCCTGCACGACGGCATCACAGAGGTCGTCGATGACATCAGACCCGGCTATGACGAGGGCGGAGGTATTGAAGTATCGTTTTCCCATTCCGTCTCCGTGAGACCTGAAGTGGATGCATACAACATGTCCTGGAATACAGGGAGATCTCCCGGTGTGTATGATGCATATTTAATCTTCACTGGTTGTGACTCTGACATGTATGTGCTCGAGCACGACACCAACAAGACGGTGGGTCAGTGCACTACTACATGCCCTGACGAAGATATCACGGATACGATGGCCAGCCAGGTCTGCAACGGTACAGGATGTTGCACCGCCGACGTTACATCCAACTTTGGTGCCGGCTTGGACATAAAGTTCGTCCGCCACAAGATTGGAAAGCCGAAGTTCAAAGCGCAACGCAACCGAAGCTCCAAATGGGATACAATTGCGGTAACCAGTGATGACGCCTATATTCGCTGGGGAATCGCCGTTGATGAACCTGGCCCCTTGCAAAACAGCACAGATTATGCATGTCTCAGCAACCATAGCAACAGTGAGCAAATGCCTTTCTCTCTCACCACTTATTATTGTTTCTGCGACAGTGGTTACCGAGGCAATCCATACATAACCGATGGCTGCTCGAGTGACAAAG ATAGGAGAGCAATCATGCTGGGTCCGGACAAAGTTTTTCCATTTGTgacatcagatgtcaacaaagtgtTCGGGCTGCCTTTCAAGGGCATGAACGTGCGGAATTCTACGATTGAGTAG